In a single window of the Carassius carassius chromosome 26, fCarCar2.1, whole genome shotgun sequence genome:
- the LOC132106083 gene encoding gastrula zinc finger protein XlCGF49.1-like isoform X2 — protein sequence MEFIKEESDDMRIEEAKQEVKQEDTEEQTDLMVLKEETRVLHKIEEKDQYFTTGEKSISCLQTGKTSQKGTQKTETKSFTCQQCGKSFNRKGNLNYHTRIHTGEKPYTCPQCGISFIQGVMLKRHIRTHTGEKPFTCKLCGKSFIRKGCLKSHMRTHTGEQPYTCSQCERSFAHRQTLNAHIRIHSGERPYTCQQCGKTFSESGNLKVHMRIHTGEKPFSCQQCGKSFNQKGNFKVHMRVHNVEKPENCVERASQQK from the exons atggagtttattaaagaggagagtgatgaCATGAGGATTGAAGAAGCCAAACAAGAAGTCAAAcaagaagatactgaggaacaaacag ATCTGATGGTGTTGAAAGAGGAGACAAGAGTACTACATAAAATTGAAGAGAAGGACCAATATTTCACAACTGGAGAAAAATCAATTAGCTGCTTACAGACTGGAAAGACCTCACAAAAAGGAACTCAAAAGACAGAAACTAAAAGTTTCACCTGCCAACAATGTGGGAAAAGTTTCAACCGAAAAGGAAACCTTAATTACCACacgagaattcacactggagagaagccttacacgtGTCCTCAATGTGGGATAAGTTTTATTCAAGGAGTAATGCTTAAAAGGCACATTAggactcacactggagagaagcctttcacctgcaaactgtgtggaaagagtttcattcGAAAAGGATGCCTTAAAAGTCACATGAGAACTCATACTGGAGAGCAGCCTTACACATGCTCTCAGTGTGAAAGGAGTTTTGCACATAGACAGACTCTTAATGCCCACATTAGGATTCACAGTGGGGAGAGACCttacacctgccaacagtgtggaaagacttTCTCTGAAAGTGGAaaccttaaagtccacatgaggattcacactggagagaagcctttcagctgccaacagtgtggaaagagtttcaatcAAAAAGGAAactttaaagtccacatgagagttcacaatGTGGAAAAGCCTGAAAactgtgtggaaagagcttcacaGCAGAAGTAA